Within Kutzneria chonburiensis, the genomic segment CGTTGGGCATGCGCATCGACATCGCCGCCGGCCTGTTGCAGTGCGCGAAGTTCGAGGACGCCCGCGCGTGGGTCATGCAGGCGATGGATTCCCCGGCCCGGCACCAGATGCGACCGCTCACCATGACCATCGGGCTGAGCATCCTGGCCACCGCCGACACCTACACCGGCCGCTTCGAGTCCGCGGTCGGCCACGTCCGCCGGGCCGCGGCCATGCTCGACGGCTTGTCGGACAACGAGTTGTCCGAGCGGCTCTACCTGACGCTGGAGCTGGCGTGGGCGGAACTGGTGCTGGAGCGCTATTACGACGCGCAGCGCCACGTCCGCCGCTGCGCGTCGTTGGCCGAGCGCACCGGCCACAGCCATCTCCAGCCCGACATCCAGCTGGCGTTCACCCATGTCTACGCCTGGCTCGGCGACCTGACCCAGGCCGCCGAGCACGCCGAGGCGGCGCTGGAGTCGGCGCTGCTGACCGGCCGGACCGAGCTGTTGGAGTTCATCCACGTGCGGCAGTCGGAGATCGCGTTGTGGCGTGGTGATCTCAAGGCCGCGCTCCAGTTCGCCGAGCTGGCCGTGGAGAAGACCCAGCCCGGCGCCTACTGGTGGTCCGGCGAGGGCGCGGCCGCACTGGCGGCGGCCCGGTTGGCCAACGGCGACCCGCAGGGGTGCGTGCAGGAGCTGATGCGCGGCGGCGATCCCGAGGAGGTCGGCTACGCCCCGTCGCTGCGCCGGCTGTGGTTCGACGAGCTGGTCCGGGCCGAGATTGCCCTCGGCCACGTCGACGCCGCGTTGGACTGGGGTCGGCGGGCCGAGGAGTCCGTGGCCGGCGGCGACCTGCCCGGTCGGACCGGCCAGGCTTGGCTGGCTTCGGCCCGGGCCCAGCTCGCCGGCAAGGATGCCGACGCCGCCGCCGCGCTCGCCGGCAAGGCCGCCGACAACTTCGCCCAGGTGCACCTGCCCGTCTTCGAGGGCCAGGCCCGGCACCTGCTCGGGGCGGCGTTGGCCGACCTCGGCCGTCGCGAGGAGGCTCAGCAGCAGCTCGGCCGGGCCAAGGAGCTGTTCGCCAACTGCGGCGCCGCCGGCATGCACGCCGCCGTCGTCCAGCAGCAGCGCCTGCTCGGTGCCCGCTCCACCCGCGTCCGCAAGGACGGTGGTCCGCTCACCCAGCGTGAACTGGAGATCGCCGAGCTCGTCGCGCACGGTTACACCAACCGCCAGATCGCCGGGCAGCTGTTCATGAGTCCCAAGACCGTCGAGGCTCATTTGTCCCGCATCTTCACCAAGCTCGGGGTGGCCTCCCGAACGGCCGTCGCCAGCCATCTGGCCCGGCATGCCCGGGAAATGTAGGGACTTTCCCGATGCTCCGCCGCCCCGCACCGTGCCACCGTTGACCCGCGCGGCTGCACCCGGCCGCTCGCCCTTCAGCGGCCACCCCCGCCGCTGCCCCGACTGGTCCGCCGGCGCACCGCCATCCGCCCGCTGACCGACCTGCTGGTCGTTCGCGACCAGCGGCTGGTCACCGTCACCGGCATCGGCCGCGCGGGCACCTTCCCGCCGTCGACGCCGCCTTGCTCGCGGAGTTCGGCCGGTCCCGTGGCCCGACCGGCATCGGAGCTCCGGGTCGCCGGACCAGCCGACCCTGCTGGTGCTGGAAGGCGAGTGGCGGGACCGGCCGGTCGCTATCGGGATTCGGGCCGAGGGCTCGACGAAAGTTTTCCGGTCAATCCCCGCCACAATTGCGGCGCGCGCAATCGGAAACCGTCAGCCGCGGCCGTTGCCGGCCGATGTGCGGATGTCCGATAAAGGTTGCCCGAACGGCAGCGCGTAGTACTTTCGGCCTATCTCCAGGCCGCGGAAACCCTACGAACGGCGTGAGCCAATTCAGCGTATTTGAGCCGTCGTCGGTTTTGCCGCCCCTTTCGGTTCTAGTGTGGGAATGCTTAGTGATCTTGAACCGGAACCGAAGAGGGGTACCACCTTGCCTGACCGGACCAGATTCCTCGGCAGGACGCTCGCGGTGGCGGGCGCCGCGGTGGTCGCGCTGGCCACGGCTGTTCCCGCCGCCGCCGCAACCGCGCCGCCCACCGTCGACCAGGACGTCGCGCAGCTGTACCAGGACGTCGTCGACCTCTACAACGGTCTGCCCGCGAGCGCGCTGCGCGGCGTCGACCCGCTCATCAACTCGCCCATCCCGCGACCCGGCCCCCGCTTCAAGGCCGCGCAGGACCCGATCCCGGGCTGCACCGAGGGTTCGCTGCTGACCTACGCGAACAAGCTCGCGGCCCAGCTCACCCCGCTCGAGAACAAGGCATTCGCCGCGTTGTCGGGGCTCAGCCAGCTCTACGTGCAGGGCGTCGCGTCCGACAAGTCCCCGCAGGTCTTCGGCACCGACGGCCAGTACAGCTCGCGCGCGACGGCCACGATCGACAAACTGCGTGGCTTCTGGGACATCGAGAGCTGGAACATCCAGCTCGTCGCCTGGAAGGGCACCGATCTCGGCAGCCAGGTGAAGATGGCGCAGACCTTCAGCCTCGGCCTCGCGCCGGCGAAGGTGAAGGGGGCCGCCGCGCTGGCCACCAAGGTGCTCTACGAAGTGCCGGCACTACAGGGCGGCCGCCACCCGTTGCTCACGCTGAACGCGTTCTCCGCCCCGGCCGACAGCCTTGGCGGCAAGCGCGTGGCGCTCGGTGACGGGCTGCTCGACACCGTCAATCTCCTCGGGTTCGACGACGTCTCGGTGGAGTCCGTTGTCGGGCACGAGTACGGCCACCAGGTCGACTTCGCCCACAACAACTACCCGCCCAACGAGTCGTCGGAGATGGGCCCCGACGCGTACGGCGGCTATTTCGTCGCCCACGCCAAGGGTTTCGCGTGGGATGCCCGTACCCAGCAGGAGGTCACCTACCTGGACGCCTCCATCGGCGACTGCTTCCACAGCCACGGCACCCCCGACCAGCGCAAGGCCGCCGGCGCGTGGGGCGAGAAGCAGGCGACGAGCCAGGGCAACCCGAACCGGGTGATCCCGTCGGCCACGATGATCGACAAGTTCCAGAAGGAATACCCGAAGTTGATGCCGCCGGCCACTGACCAGTCGGGGGCGGCCACACTGGCCTCCGCTCACAGCTGAGCTCCGGTTCCCGACAGCGGGTCGTCTCCCTCGACCAAGGGGGACGACCCGCTCGCCGGTCACTGGTCGGTCGGCGGTTGCAGCGAGTTCCAGGTGAGTTCCGGCAGGGTGCCGCTGGCAATGCCGAGGTCGGCCCTGGCGCAGGCGTAGAAGTCGTTGCGGAGTCGCATGGTGTTCTTGTACGCCTCGACGAATGCCTCTTCCTCGGGGCGGTCCTCGCGCAGCAGGCGTTCGAGCTGCCATACCTGTTCGTGCCAGGCTCGGGCCGCGGTGATGGTGGCGGGATCACCAAGCAGCAGAACGGTTTCCCAGTTCAGCGCCCGTTCCGTCTCGGCCTCGGCCAGCTCGGCGAATGCGGCGTCGACATCGGTGGGCCGACCGGTGCCGAGCAGGTTCCTGGTCTCGGCGACCCGTCGGCACAGCCGAACCATCCGCTTCACCGCGTTCGCGTACTCCGTGTAGGCCGCAAGGCGCTTGTCGTCCCACCGCGCGGACTGCGTGCGCCGCCAACGCATTCGCTCGCTCGCAGTGGTGACGACGAACGTCGCCGCGGACCCCAGCAGGACGCCCGCGATGGTCAGGATCTGTGTGACGACCGGGTTCACGGACCGAAGCCTGCCACGCCATCGCCGAGCCAGGGGTGTAAGCCGGTCAGCGGTTATCCGCCGGGCCGACGGCCGTGAGAATCCTTTCGTCACCGTACGAGGGGAGAAACCCGTGAGAAACGTGCGCCTGTTCGTCACGGCAGCGGCGCTTGCCCTGAGCCTCGGGGCCGTGATGCTGCCCGCCGGCATCCAAGGTTCCGGTCACCCGATGGCCGGCATCCAGGGCACCGGATCGAGCGTGTCGGCGGCACGCTGACGCCTTGACCGTGAGATCGGGTGTATCGACGGTCTACGGGTAGCCGGAAAGCTTTACGAGGGGAATACATCGGACCTATAGTCGCCCGCGGCAACCGAGCCGCCCGGTGCCGCGACGCGAGGGAGCACGGATGGCGGCCGGGCAGATGGTGGTGGCGGGGCTGGTGTCGCTGGCGGTGCTGGTGGCGGCGCCGGAGCCGGCGGCGGTGACGGTGCGGGTGGACAGCGCGGCGAGTGGGCACGTGGGGCGGGGGTTCGCGGGGTTCAGCTACGAGAAGGACCGGGTCGGGGCGGGACTGTTCGACGCGGCGGACACGGATCTGGTGAAGCTGTTCCGGCGGCTGGGCCCGAATGTGCTGAGGCTGGGCGGGAACCTGGGCGACCAGGTGAACTGGAATCCGCAGGGCAAAGGCGGCGACGAGAAGGAAGTGGCGCCGACGGACGTCACCAGGCTGGCCGGGTTCGTCAAAGCCACCAGGTGGCGGGTGATCTACGGGATCAACCTGAAGACGAACACCGCGGAGAACGCGGCCGACGAAGCGGCCTATGCGGCGAAGGCGTTGGGCGGCAGCCTGATCGCGTTCGAGATCGGGAACGAGCCGAACGTCTACACGACGGAAGCCAAGTACGAGCAGAGCTTCGAGGCGTACGCGAAGGCGATCAAGGCCCGGGTGCCGCAAGCGGTGTTCGACGGGCCGGGCGAAGCGGACTCGACGGCCTGGACGAACATGTTCGCCCAGCACGAGAAGGCCAACGGCCTGCAACTGCTGTCCACGCACCTCTACATCGGCAGCAACACCAACGCCTCGATCCCGGCGCTGCTGGCGTCCAACACGAGCGGCCGGCTGCCGACCAACGAGAAGGCGATGCAGCAGGCGACCACGGCCAATGGCCTGCCGAAGTGGCGGGTGACGGAGTCGAACTCGTACTTCCACGGCGGCGCGAAGGGCGTCAGCGACGTGCAGGCGGCGGCGCTGTGGTCGCTGGACTACATGCACGGCATCGCGGCCAACCACGGTGACGGCGTCAACTTCCATGGCGGCACGTCCTCGCAGTTCCCGCTGACCTACTCGCCGATCGTCTTCGACGGCCTGAAGCCGACCGGCGTCCAGGCGATCTACTACGGCGAGCTCCTGTGGACGCTGGCCGGCACCGGTGATCTGCACGCGGCGACGGTCGCCGGGGCGCCGAACGTCACGGCCTGGGGCATCGGAACGAACGTGTTCGTGAACAACACGGGCTCCGACGCGGTCCACGTGACGGTCACGCTGGCCGCGACAGCCCACAAAGCCGACGAATACCTGCTCACGGCTCCGTCGATCGACTCGAAAGCCATCACGGTGGCCGGCGCGACCGTCGGCCAGAACGGGCAGTTCGCGCCGAGGCCGAAGCACCCGGCGGTGCACGACGACACCGTCACGATCGACGTCCCGGCCGGCAGCGCGGCACTGCTGGTCACGCACTGACACCCGAGCCCAACGGCTGGGAGCTGGGCTTTCGCCGGCTCCCAGCCGTTCTTGTGCGATCCCCGAGATCCGCTCAAGACAGTAGGGGGAGACTGCACGCCGACAGGGTCGACGCCCGGAAAACGGAACTCCCACCGGCCGAAAAGGACGCCATGCGCGCGAGGGACGGCGACAACCGAGGTTGTCCAGCGCGACACGCCGGCACGGCGCGGCGGTCGGCCACGGCCCGTGTGACTGCGGTCATCTTTTGTGGGGTCTCTACAACTTCCGGTGCCCGGCACCGTCACTTGCAGCATTTCGCCACTGGCGGATACACGAGAGTGTTCAGGGTGGGAGCGGAGTCTGTCGGCTCCGCACGTGTCTAGTAGGAGGCTCGGTCGGTGTTCAGTCGTGTCGCCATCGTCAACCGCGGAGAGGCCGCGATGCGGCTGATCCACGCCGTCCGGGATCTCGCCGCGGAGACCGGGGCGCGCATCGAGACCGTCGCGTTCTACACCGACGCCGACCGCAACGCCACGTTCGTGCGCGAGGCCGACCTCAGCTACGACCTGGGCCCGGCCTCGGCCCGCCCGTACCTCGACCACGCCAAGCTGGAGAAGGCGCTGGTCGAGAGCGGCGCTGACGCCGCCTGGGTGGGCTGGGGCTTCGTCGCCGAGGACCCGGCCTTCGCCGAGGTCTGCGAGAAGGTCGGCGTCACCTTCGTCGGCCCGAGCGCGGACGCCATGCGGCAGCTGGGCGACAAGATCGGCGCCAAGCTGATCGCCGAGGAGGTCGGCGTCCCGGTCGCGCCGTGGAGCCGCGGCGAGGTGGCCACGCTGGAGGACGCGCTGACGGCCGGCGCGAACATCGGCTACCCGCTGATGCTCAAGGCCACCGCGGGCGGCGGCGGGCGCGGCATCCGCAAGGTCGCCTCGGCCGACGAGCTGGCCGACGCCTACGAGCGCACCAGCCAGGAAGCGCTGCGCGCCTTCGGTTCCGGCGTCGTCTTCCTGGAGCGCCTTGTCACCGGCGCCCGTCACGTCGAGGTCCAGGTGATCTCCGACGGCGAGACCGCGTGGGCGCTGGGCGTGCGCGACTGCTCGGTGCAGCGGCGCAACCAGAAGATCATCGAGGAGTCGGCGTCGCCGGTTCTCTCGAAAGAGCAGACCGCCGAGTTGAAGCGCTCGGCCGAGCGGCTGGCCGTGAAGGTCGGCTACCGCGGCGCCTGCACCGTCGAGTTCCTGTACCACCCGGGCGAGAAGCTGTTCGCCTTCCTCGAGGTCAACACCCGCCTCCAGGTCGAGCACCCGATCACCGAGATCACCACCGGCACCGACCTGGTCCGGCTTCAGCTGCACGTGGCGTCGGGCGGCAAGCTCGAGGGCGAGCAGCCGGCCGAGCTGGGCCACGCCGTGGAGGCCCGCCTCAACGCCGAGGACCCGGACCGCGACTTCGCGCCGTCGCCGGGCCACATCGCCCGCCTCGACCTGCCGGCCGGCCCGGGCATCCGGGTGGACACCGGGGTCAGCGAGGGCGACACCATCCCGGCCGACTTCGACTCGATGATCGCCAAGATCATCGCGTACGGCCGCGACCGCGACGAGGCGCTGGCCCGGCTGCGCCGGGCGATGGCCGAGACCAAGGTCATCATCGAGGGCGGCGCCACCAACAAGAGCTTCGTGCTGGACCTGCTCGACCAGCCCGAGGTGATCGACGCCAGCGCCGACACCGGCTGGATCGACCGCGTCCGCGCCGAGGGCCGCCTGGTCTCGCACCGCCACTCCGCGGTCGCCCTGGCCGCGGCGGCCATCGAGGCGTACGAGGAAGAGGAGCGCGGCGAGCGCCAGCGCCTGCTGTCCACGGCTTTCGGCGGTCGCCCGCAGGTGCAGCACGAGAGCGGCCGGCCGCTGGACCTCAAGCTGCGCGGCGTCGGCTACCGCGTGCGGGTCGCCCGCGTCGGCGCGACCCGGTTCCGCGTGGCCATCGAGGCCGGTGAGGACGTGCGCACGGCCGACGTCGAGCTGGACCGCTTCGACCACCACAGCGGCCACATCCGGGTCAACGGCTCCCGCCATTCCCTGCTCACCGGCACCCACGGCCCGATCCACATGGTCGAGGTCGACGGCGTCGCGCACCGCGTCAGCCGCGACGAGGGCGGCGTGGTCCGCTCCCCCGCACCGGCGCTGGTCGTGGCCACGCCGGTCGAGGTCGGCGACGAGGTCGAGGCGGGCGCGCCGATCATCGTGCTGGAGAGCATGAAGATGGAGACGGTGCTCCGCGCGCCGTTCAAGGCCCGGCTCAAGGAGCGCCCGGTCTCGGTGGGCAGCCAGGTGCCGACGGGCGCCCCGCTGCTGCGGCTGGAGCCGATCGCCGACGACGCCGCCGAGGAGACGACCGAGGTCCAGACCGTCGAGCTGGACCTGCCGGCCGCCAACGGAAACGCGCCGGCGCTGGACCGCCTGGCCCGAGGCCAGGAAGACCTCCGCAGCCTGCTGCTCGGCTTCGACGTCGACCCGCTCGACGAACGCCGCGTGCTGGCCGACTACGTGGCCGCGCGCAGCGAGGCGACGGACGACGGCCACCGGCCGCTGGCCCAGGAGCTGGCGCTGCTGGACGTGTTCGCCGACCTGGCCGAGCTCACCCGCAACCGCCCCACCGGCGAGGACGACAGCCACTCCTACAGCGCCCGCGAGTACTTCCACACCTACCTGCAGAGCCTGGACGTGGAGCGGGCCGGCCTGCCGGAAGCGTTCCAGGCCAAGCTGTCCAAGGTGCTGGCCCACTACGGCGTCACCGAGCTGGACCGCACGCCGGAGCTGGAGACCGCGGTCTTCCGCATCTTCCTGGCCCAGCAGCGCGCCACCCAGGACGCCACCGTCGTGACGACGCTGCTGCGCTCGTGGCTGCGGGAGCTGCCGCCGGACGAGGCGCTGCGTGAGCCGACCGGTCTGGCCCTGGAGCGGCTCGTCGCCGCCACGCAGGTCCGTTTCCCGGTGATCTCCGACCTGGCCCGTGGCGTGGTGTTCGCATGGTTCGGCCAGCCGCTGCTGCGTCGCAACCGCGCTCGCGTGTACGCCGCCGTGCGCAACCACCTGCGTCACCTCGACGCCCACCCGGACTCCCCGGATCGCGCCGAGCGCGTGGCCGAGATGGTCCGCAGCACCGAGCCGCTGGTCCGGCTGCTCGGACAGCGCCTGATCCGCGCCGACCTCGACAACGCCACCATGCTCGAGGTGCTGATCCGCCGCTACTACGGCAACAAGGGCACCACCGACGTGCACCGCAGCGAGGTCGCCGGCTGCACGTTCGTCGTCGCATCCCGCGCCGACGCGCAGATCGCCTCGGCGGCGGTCAGCTTCGACGCCTTCGGCGGCGCGCTGCGCGGCCTGGCCGAGCTGGCCGGTGGCGACGAGGCCGTCGACGCCGACATCTACCTGGCCTGGGAGAAGCAGCCCGAGGACCACGACGCGATGGCGGCCGAGCTGCTGGAAGTCATCAGCGCCCACCCGCTGCCGGCCCAGGTCCGCCGGGTCACCGCGACCGTCGCCGGCCGTGGCGGCGCCGTGATGCACCACCACTTCACGTTCCGGCCGTCCGCCACCGGGATGGCCGAGGAACGGCTGATCCGCGGCCTGCACCCGTACATCGCACAGCGCATGCAGCTGGAGCGGCTGCGCAAGTTCGAGCTGACCCGCCTGCCGTCCTCCGACGAGGAGGTGTACCTGTTCCAGGCCGTCGCCCGGGAGAACCCGGCCGACGACCGGCTGGTCGCCTTCGCGCAGGTCCGGGACCTGACCGAGCTGCGCGAGCACGACGGCCGGCTGGTGGCCCTGCCCACCGCCGAGGACGCGGTGGCCGCCTGCCTCGACTCGATCCGCCGGGCCCAGTCCCGCCGCCCGTCCAAGAACCGGTTCACCACCAACCGGATCGTCATCTACGTCTGGCCGGCCAGCGAGATGACGAGGGCCGAGCTGGAGATGATCGCCGGCCGCGTGCTGCCGACCACGGCCGGCGCGGGCCTGGAGGAGATCCTGCTCATCGCCCGGCAGCGAGACCCGCAGACCGGCGCGCTGGCCAAGATCGCGGTGCGGATCG encodes:
- a CDS encoding glycosyl hydrolase family 79 C-terminal domain-containing protein → MAAGQMVVAGLVSLAVLVAAPEPAAVTVRVDSAASGHVGRGFAGFSYEKDRVGAGLFDAADTDLVKLFRRLGPNVLRLGGNLGDQVNWNPQGKGGDEKEVAPTDVTRLAGFVKATRWRVIYGINLKTNTAENAADEAAYAAKALGGSLIAFEIGNEPNVYTTEAKYEQSFEAYAKAIKARVPQAVFDGPGEADSTAWTNMFAQHEKANGLQLLSTHLYIGSNTNASIPALLASNTSGRLPTNEKAMQQATTANGLPKWRVTESNSYFHGGAKGVSDVQAAALWSLDYMHGIAANHGDGVNFHGGTSSQFPLTYSPIVFDGLKPTGVQAIYYGELLWTLAGTGDLHAATVAGAPNVTAWGIGTNVFVNNTGSDAVHVTVTLAATAHKADEYLLTAPSIDSKAITVAGATVGQNGQFAPRPKHPAVHDDTVTIDVPAGSAALLVTH